One segment of Capnocytophaga sp. oral taxon 878 DNA contains the following:
- a CDS encoding DUF3289 family protein has product MHTVWTYKIYIQDYNKDTGELTLRYYLYDHFGLDANDIFEHRQQFFLDWFILQHFYGYKPFATEFCFDEKIILK; this is encoded by the coding sequence ATGCACACCGTTTGGACATATAAAATATATATTCAAGATTATAATAAGGATACAGGAGAACTCACACTTCGATACTATCTTTATGATCACTTTGGATTGGATGCTAATGATATTTTTGAACATAGGCAACAGTTTTTTCTTGACTGGTTCATATTACAGCATTTTTATGGATATAAACCTTTTGCTACTGAGTTCTGCTTTGATGAAAAAATCATATTAAAATGA